Within the Ensifer canadensis genome, the region TTTACCGCCGCCATGTCGGTTTCGCTGCGATCAGCCTGATGCTTGCCTTTGCCGTGTCCGGCCTGCCGCCGTTCTCGGGCTTCTGGCCGAAGGTCATGCTGGTCAAGGCCGCACTCGACATTGGCGCCTGGTGGCTTGCCGCAGTGCTGCTCGTCACCGGTTTCCTCACGACGATCGCCACCGGTCGTTTCTTCCTGCTTGCCTATTGGCGGGACACGGCAGACGGGCAGGCGGCAACGGCCGAGACGCAGATCCCGGCCGCCATTCTTCTGCCGCTTGCGGCGCTGACGATGCTGACGCTCGCGATCGGCCTTTATCCCGAGCCGCTGCTTGCAACGATCCAGAATGCTGCCGCCGGGCTTTCGGAACCGTCGAGCTATCTGAACTCGGTCTTCCCGGGAGCCGCCCGATGATCAAGTTCCTTTGGATCAATCTGATCTTCACTGCGATCTGGGCTGCAATCAGCGGCAGTCTCAGCGTGCCGAACCTGTTGCTCGGCTTTGCAGTCGGCGCGCTATCCCTGTGGCTGATCCGGCGCGAATTGCAGCCTGTTGCCTATCCGGTTCGACCGCTGAAGATCCTGCTGCTGACCGCATTGTTCTTCAAAGAGCTGGCAGTCTCGGCGACCAAGGTCGCTCTCTTGGTCGTTCAGCCGAAAATGCGGCTGAAGCCGGGCATCTTCTCCTACCCGCTGACGATCAAGAGCGACTTCGAGATTGCGTTGCTTGCCAACCTGATCACGCTGACGCCCGGCACGCTTTCGGTCGACGTCTCCGAGGATCGCAAGACCCTCTATGTGCACGCGCTTGATTGTGCGGACCCCGGTGGCCTCAGGCGCGATCTTGCCAACGGCTTCGAGCGTCGGATCAAGGAGGCCTTCGAATGACGATGCCGGAGCAGATACTCAGCGGCGCCACCGTCTTCGCGCTCGCGCTCTTGTCACTGGCGCTGCTGGTGACCGTGTGGCGCATCATCCGCGGCCCAACACTGCCCGATCGGGTCCTGGGCCTCGATATGCTCGTGGCGATCGCCATAGGCCTGATTGCGGTCGTTGCCATCCGCACCGGCTTCAATCTCTATATCGATATCGCCATCGCCCTTGGACTGGTCGGCTTTCTCGCAACCGTCGCCTTTGCCCGCTTTGTTCTGGCGCGCGGTCTCTCGCCGGAGAAGGCGAGCCCGGAGCAGGCTGCGGCCGGTGCCGGAAAGCGAGGTCGGACGCCGCAGGCGAAAGTTGCCCGACGCAAACGCAAAGGGGGACGCTGATAGAACCGATGTTTGAGGCCATCATTACGCTTTCTGTTGCTGTCCTGCTTGTCGGCGGCGCCACCTTTTCCCTGCTGGCGGCAATCGGCATCGTGCGCTTTCCCGACCTCTACACCCGCATGCATGCGGCCTCCAAGGCGGGCACCGTCGGTTCGGGCCTGCTGCTTCTGGCCGCGGGACTGCACTCGCTCGACGTGGCAATATTGTTTCGGGCGCTGGCGGGCTTCTTCTTCTTCGTACTGACCGCTCCGATTTCTGCCCATCTCTTGGCAAAGGCTGCTCATCAGGCGGGTTACAGGCTGGCGAAACAGTCGGTCATAGATCAGCTTCCGCAAAAGGAAGAGCCGCGCCGGCATTGAACGGCAACGTTTCTGATTTTGTATTTCAGAACATTCCGATAGAGCGCCGCCGCGTCAGCAATTTCGAAATAAAGTTGCTAGCGGCGGGCAAATTTATGTTTGGAATTTTCGCTGATCAATGTTAATCGAGTAAATGTAAAGTGTCGTTGTGGAAAATACTTAGAGCTGAAATTCCAGCTTGAGTTGTGAATATTGGCTGTTGCTTTGAGAGGTTGGTTGTTCCAGCGACTCGGCAATAGGTTTCGTGATCAAAATTCCAACTCTTGATATTGCGGCAAGAATTTGTCCTTGCTGTACGATTGATGGTCTATCCCAAGGCAGCGAAGGCTTCCCGACGGCATTTGCACGTATTCCTCTCCCTGAAACATGTTTCGGGCTTGTGCTGTATTCCGATAGGAGAAAGAAATGACTGAAACAACGCTTGGCGCGAGCCATGAACTTCTGGTTGAGCTGACGGCTGAGATCGTGTCCGCTTACGTCAGCAACCATGTCGTTCCGGCTGCCGAGCTCTCCACGCTGATCGCCGACGTCCATTTGGCTCTCAACAACACGGCGGCACCTACGCCGGTCGTGGTCCCCGTTGAAAAACCGAAGCCGGCCGTATCGGTCCGCAAATCCGTGCAGGACGATCAGATCACCTGCCTGGAATGCGGCGGTACCTTCAAGTCGCTGAAGCGCCACCTGATGACGCATCACAGCCTGTCGCCGGAAGAATATCGCGAGAAGTGGGATCTGCCGACCGACTACCCGATGGTTGCTCCTGCCTATGCCGAAGCACGTTCGCGGCTCGCCAAGGAAATGGGTCTCGGCCAGCGTCGCAAGCGTCGCGGCAAGTAAGCTGACCTGCCGCCCATCGCCACGACCGCGCCCTGCGCCGGTCTGGTTCGAGGGGCGGAGCGTAACTGAACACACAAAGGCCGGGCTGTCGCCCGGCCTTTGTGTTTTTCAGCTTGGGAAAATGTGCCTATTCGCGACGCTACAGCGCCGCGCGTCTTATTAGACGCGCAAAGGTCGCTGTGGCACTTTGAATTGCTGCATGTTCTTATCCTTGAATCGGATACGATTTAAGGAAACATGCAGTAGGCTGTAGCTGCAACTGGACGCAAAAGGGGCGGGAAAGTGTGCAAAAAATTTCCTTATTCCCCTCCCGAGAAATGGATATATGAATTAATTCCTATTGAAGGGGTTTTCATATGTCCTTTATCGAAGCCGACGGCCGAAACGAATTTTCATCCGGGACGGTCCATCATCTCAAGACGGCCGCGTTGACGGCAGGGCAGGTTGCTGCAGTGAAGCGCGGGCAGGGCGGCGCGCGTGAGATGTCGACGCGGTTGACCTGCCGCCTCGTGCAAAATCTGACGGCCGAAGCGGTGCATCTTGCCGCAGACCGGATACCGCTTCTTCGTGATAGGAGACGCGCCAAATGCCATGTGCGCCAGATCGCCATGTATGTCTGCCATGTCGTCCTGCAAATATCGCAAGGCGATATCGCCAACGCTTTCGAGCGAGACCGGACGACCGTCCGGCATGCCTGCTCCGTCATCGAGGATCGACGGGATGCTGCCGATTTCGATGCGTTCATAGAGACGATCGAGCGCCTGGTGTCATCTGCGTTCACCGCACAAGCGGAGCGGGGTGAATAGCTGTTCGCCGGGCATTCGGCCGGTAGCGATTGGCCGGCACGGATCCTCAGGCATTGTCAGCGTCAAAATGGCTGCGTCGCGCAACGCTTGTGGTGCCGGGCGACGCTCACATTCGCGCAAGTTCGGCGATTGTGTGAATGCATGGGGACGGCCGCGATCTCAGGCGGCGAGGCGGGTCTCGGCTTCGTTCTTGATCCGCCGGATCATCGAGCGCAGGCCGTTCGCCCGTTGCGTCGACAGATGTTCGATCAGGCCGATCTTGCTGAAAGTAACGATGGCATCCAGCCTGGAAATCTCGGAGGCACGCTTGCCGGAATAGATCGTAAGCACAATGGCGACCAGTCCGCGCACGATGTGGGCGTCGGACTCGCCTTCGAAGAGCAATACCGGATCTTCCGGGTCGCCGGTCGCCTGGGTGGCGAGCCAGACCTGGCTGGCGCAGCCTTGCACCTTGTTCTCACTGGTGCGCTTGGCGTCCGGCATCTCGGGCAGGGCCTTGCCGAGTTCGATCACATAGCGGTAGCGATCCTCCCATTCGTCCAGGAAGGCGAAGTCGTCGATGATCTGGTCAAGCGTGGTCATGGTCCGGTCCGTTTGTCGACACCGTCAGGCGGCGCGCTTGTCCGCCCGAGGTCAGTGCCTCTGCTCCGATCCCCAGCAGTCCTTACGGTGCCGGGATCGTTGTGACCCTCATATAGGTGATGGTAGCACAGATGAGAACCGCGAATTGCCAACTCGGACGCATCAGAGTTCGATTCGGGCGAGGATCTACAGCGCCGCGCGTCTTATTAGACGCGCAAAGGTCGCTGTAGCACTTTGAATTGCTGCCTGTTGTTATCCTCAAATCGAATGGGATTTAAGGAAACATGCAGTAGCGCTAGATCGAAACGCTTGTAGGAATTGCGATGGCACCGGCAGCCGCGCCGACTGTTGAATCCAGAGATGCAATCGAGGTGGTGAGGGAGGCGCTTACTTTCCTGGCGTCGTCCGCGTCGCTGCCAGCGCCCTCAGCGCGCAGATCCTGCTCCGCTTTCCTCAGCAATTGCTTGAGCTGTTCGGCAAGTGCCTTGAACTCTGCAACCGTCCTCGCATCGGAGTTTTCCTCCGAACTCCCGGAGCTGAATTCGCGGTAGGCGCGTTCGGCAAGGGACGATGGCTCTGTCTTGTCGGCGCTGTTGCCTTCTTCGCCGCCGGCATTCGCCATCTCGTCGGCATTCACTTCCATCGCCGCCGATGCAACCGTTGTTGCTGCGGATGCGGCACCGGCCGCCGTGTCGCCACCGGCCAGGCCGGACGAGCCGCCACCGGCGAATTGCTGTGCGGCCGCGCCAAGCTGCTGGGCCAACTGTTTTGCAAGCCTTGCAAGCGTCTCCGGGTCCGAGGCCCAGAACCGCAGCATCTGCATCTGCTCCTTCAACTCGTCCAATTTCTTCTTGGCAATGGCCTTGCGGTTGGCGGCGGTCTCATCGTCCGTACGCAAAAGATTGAGAAGGGAAGATCTGCTCTTTTGCTCCAGCGGCGCCACGTCGGTGCCCGCTTGCGATCCGGCCGCGGGGACACGCGTTGCGCTCGCATTTGAAAAGAACCCGTATATCTGCATCGGGGCAGTCTCCGCTGAATGTGCGGGGACCTAAACAGCCATGTCTTGTGCGGACCTGTTGCTGGACCGCCCCTCGGTTGCAAACCGAAAAAAGAAAACGCCGCGAGGGGATGGGATCCTCGCGGCGGCCGCAAGAAGGCGGCAAGTCAGGCAGTGTCAAAGGATGGCTCGGCGGCGGTCGCGCGGACCTGCTGCCACGGCAAGAAATGTTTACTTGGCGAGGGACGCCTTCGGGTCGAGGCGCTTTTCCGGAACCGGCGTACGCTTGAACACCGGAGCCGTCTCCGCAGCGGTCTGTTCGACCGGCGCCACCAGCGTGGCGGCAGCCTCGGTCGCCTGACCGACAGTGCCGGTCGTTACCTTGGCATCGGGCTTGATCGCATCGGTTTCGGCAAACTGGGTGTCAAGGAATTCATAGGCGATGCGGGCGCCTTCCCGGGCCCGATGGCCAAGTGCGACGAAGGTTTCAGCACCCTTCTCGCAGACCTCCGGCTTCTGGATGCAGATGGCGCTGATATACTGGAATGCCTCATTGGCGGCCGAGAAGGTATCGCCGAGCTCGACCTTCGGTCCGTGCTCCAGCTTCTGCGCGCTCGACGGATCGAGGAACGGCAGCAGCACCAGCACCATCGAAAACCAGAATGTCGCCTTGATGAGAAACCACATGTTCTGCCCATCCTATATTCGGCTGCCGCGCCCGCCGGTCTTCTAGCCGGTTTTACTGCTTTCGGCATCCTGGAGCGCCGCAGTATCCCCTGATACCCGTTCACGCCCGCCGTCGTTTGCATGAGGACCGCCGTCTTTCGTCGCCCGGCCCTTTGTTGAGACTGACATTAGGCAGGGAATCACAAGACCGCTTTTCAAAAACCCGCAGCATTTGTTTCGAATTTTAATGAAATTCCCGATTTTGAGGATTTGCCGGGCATTTGTGTCGCATTTTAGCTTTCGCCGTTAAGGTTCATGGCGGCGGGCCGCCGGCAAAGGCCGAAAGCGTGGGCAACGGCACCGGGGCGCCCTGCCCAAATCCTTAACGTGAGGCGGAAAATGCACGGAAATCCGTTGCTTACGCCCCGTTAACCACAAGAAATGAAGGTCGCCCGAATTGCCTCAAAACGGGATTTTTCAGGCATTTGGCGCCGTTCCGGGACAGTCCCGTTTATTCTTTCATTAAGCCGGGGATGCGAGATTCCGACATGTCACGAGGCAGTTCGAATGGCGGCCCGCATGAAGCGGAAATCGGTCACGCTCAGTCTCGCAAGAACAACAAATGTGGCAGGGTAAGGCGTGAGCGTATTGCGTGACATGGCTGGCAGATGGACGTCCCGCGTGGACGAGGCCGCTGCCCTGTGGTTGCCCCGCCGCGAGGCTGGCTCCGCCATTGGCCGTCGGGACCTCAAGCGTCTGCGTACGGTCGCTGCCGTCTCCCTGACAGC harbors:
- a CDS encoding Na+/H+ antiporter subunit E, yielding MKFLWINLIFTAIWAAISGSLSVPNLLLGFAVGALSLWLIRRELQPVAYPVRPLKILLLTALFFKELAVSATKVALLVVQPKMRLKPGIFSYPLTIKSDFEIALLANLITLTPGTLSVDVSEDRKTLYVHALDCADPGGLRRDLANGFERRIKEAFE
- a CDS encoding cation:proton antiporter, coding for MPEQILSGATVFALALLSLALLVTVWRIIRGPTLPDRVLGLDMLVAIAIGLIAVVAIRTGFNLYIDIAIALGLVGFLATVAFARFVLARGLSPEKASPEQAAAGAGKRGRTPQAKVARRKRKGGR
- the mnhG gene encoding monovalent cation/H(+) antiporter subunit G — translated: MFEAIITLSVAVLLVGGATFSLLAAIGIVRFPDLYTRMHAASKAGTVGSGLLLLAAGLHSLDVAILFRALAGFFFFVLTAPISAHLLAKAAHQAGYRLAKQSVIDQLPQKEEPRRH
- a CDS encoding MucR family transcriptional regulator; amino-acid sequence: MTETTLGASHELLVELTAEIVSAYVSNHVVPAAELSTLIADVHLALNNTAAPTPVVVPVEKPKPAVSVRKSVQDDQITCLECGGTFKSLKRHLMTHHSLSPEEYREKWDLPTDYPMVAPAYAEARSRLAKEMGLGQRRKRRGK
- a CDS encoding helix-turn-helix domain-containing protein, with the translated sequence MSFIEADGRNEFSSGTVHHLKTAALTAGQVAAVKRGQGGAREMSTRLTCRLVQNLTAEAVHLAADRIPLLRDRRRAKCHVRQIAMYVCHVVLQISQGDIANAFERDRTTVRHACSVIEDRRDAADFDAFIETIERLVSSAFTAQAERGE
- a CDS encoding SufE family protein, whose translation is MTTLDQIIDDFAFLDEWEDRYRYVIELGKALPEMPDAKRTSENKVQGCASQVWLATQATGDPEDPVLLFEGESDAHIVRGLVAIVLTIYSGKRASEISRLDAIVTFSKIGLIEHLSTQRANGLRSMIRRIKNEAETRLAA
- a CDS encoding DUF5330 domain-containing protein gives rise to the protein MWFLIKATFWFSMVLVLLPFLDPSSAQKLEHGPKVELGDTFSAANEAFQYISAICIQKPEVCEKGAETFVALGHRAREGARIAYEFLDTQFAETDAIKPDAKVTTGTVGQATEAAATLVAPVEQTAAETAPVFKRTPVPEKRLDPKASLAK